A genomic stretch from Streptomyces fungicidicus includes:
- a CDS encoding PRC-barrel domain containing protein, which translates to MMLFSRVRGLPVLTPGDADRVGVVRALTVDASSAEVTHVRIRRGRLRKEAVVAWDALGAAGPDMLIARPSGGPAEVPPHRDLVGSRVLTECGEERGTVLDAAFDPVTARIEAILTTRGELPPGRLLGLGDHALVIRTGQGRPG; encoded by the coding sequence ATGATGCTGTTCTCGCGGGTGCGGGGGCTGCCGGTGCTGACCCCGGGCGACGCGGACCGCGTCGGGGTGGTGCGGGCCCTGACGGTCGACGCGTCCTCCGCGGAGGTCACCCATGTGCGGATACGGCGCGGACGGCTCCGCAAGGAGGCGGTGGTGGCCTGGGACGCGCTGGGCGCGGCCGGCCCGGACATGCTGATCGCCCGCCCGTCCGGCGGCCCCGCGGAGGTCCCGCCGCACCGGGATCTGGTGGGGAGCAGGGTGCTCACCGAGTGCGGTGAGGAGCGGGGCACGGTGCTGGACGCGGCGTTCGATCCGGTCACCGCCCGCATCGAGGCGATCCTCACGACCCGCGGCGAACTGCCGCCCGGCCGCCTGCTGGGCCTCGGTGACCACGCCCTGGTGATCCGGACGGGCCAGGGACGTCCCGGTTAG
- a CDS encoding PRC-barrel domain-containing protein: MNELTAVRSLMTLPVVTLGGDAVAHVKDTVFDTAAGRIASFTLTGRTLLSGPVPRDLPWPAVHCLGRHAVMVRDEGALCDLPLSAARRDALRGRLLGAQVLTDDGDLVGTVLDVLVEGGTSGRLVAFRLAAHRELVPGSRHRRHQVYVPRGEAVSVSGRRLVIPAQATTYVSDDLPAFVARAGVHHGRGRGADR, from the coding sequence ATGAACGAGCTGACGGCGGTGCGGAGCCTGATGACGCTGCCCGTGGTGACGCTGGGCGGCGACGCCGTGGCCCATGTCAAGGACACCGTCTTCGACACCGCGGCCGGGCGGATCGCGAGCTTCACCCTGACCGGCCGGACCCTGCTGTCCGGCCCGGTGCCGCGGGACCTGCCCTGGCCCGCCGTGCACTGTCTGGGCCGGCACGCGGTGATGGTCCGCGACGAGGGCGCCCTGTGCGACCTGCCCCTGTCGGCGGCGCGCCGGGACGCGCTGCGCGGGCGGCTGCTCGGGGCGCAGGTGCTGACCGACGACGGCGACCTGGTGGGCACGGTGCTCGATGTGCTGGTGGAGGGCGGCACCAGCGGCCGGCTGGTCGCCTTCCGGCTGGCCGCGCACCGGGAACTGGTGCCCGGATCGCGGCACCGGCGGCACCAGGTGTACGTGCCGCGGGGCGAGGCCGTGAGCGTCTCCGGCCGGCGGCTGGTGATCCCGGCGCAGGCGACGACGTACGTCTCCGACGACCTGCCGGCCTTCGTGGCCCGCGCCGGCGTCCACCACGGGCGCGGGAGGGGCGCGGACCGATGA
- a CDS encoding ATP-binding protein: MIYHLDGAVIPTGFDVPVEPLRRAAHFTGEPGCIAEARAFATRFLEQLRTEWCATIDERVGGAVLLVVSELVTNADRHSDGPYILELEGTDASLTVMVYDSSATLPRVFPRNPERIGRHGLEIVRALAGEVTVERVPVGKRVRAVVHLDAR; this comes from the coding sequence ATGATCTACCACCTGGACGGGGCAGTGATACCGACTGGTTTCGACGTGCCCGTGGAACCGCTGAGGCGGGCGGCACACTTCACCGGTGAGCCGGGATGCATCGCCGAGGCGCGGGCGTTCGCCACGCGCTTCCTCGAGCAGCTCAGGACCGAGTGGTGCGCCACGATCGACGAGCGCGTCGGCGGCGCCGTGCTGCTGGTGGTGAGCGAACTCGTCACCAACGCGGACCGGCACAGCGACGGGCCGTACATCCTGGAGCTGGAGGGCACGGACGCCTCGCTCACGGTGATGGTCTACGACAGCAGCGCTACCCTGCCCCGCGTCTTCCCCCGCAACCCGGAGCGGATCGGCCGGCACGGCCTGGAGATCGTCCGCGCGCTGGCGGGAGAGGTCACCGTGGAGCGCGTGCCGGTCGGCAAGCGCGTGCGCGCGGTCGTCCACCTCGACGCGCGCTGA
- a CDS encoding SigB/SigF/SigG family RNA polymerase sigma factor, translating into MRTAVIRSQAQVADKHAEAGTGDGALREVAQPRAVAPRDARELSRQFFRRLAELEEGTREYQYARNTLIEMNMSLVRFAAGRFRGRGDDMDDVVQTGMIGLIKAIDRFELAREVEFTSFALPYIVGEIKRFFRDTTWAVHVPRRLQELRVELAKAREELASRLDREPTVAELATLMNITEQQVVEGQIAANGYNSSSLDAALTGDGPEYGEAVLADFIGVEEEGLRLVEDFHSLAPLMAELSPRDREILHLRFVEEATQAEIGERLGCSQMHVSRLIKRIIARLRVGMLGELGCA; encoded by the coding sequence ATGAGGACCGCCGTGATCCGGTCGCAGGCACAGGTTGCCGACAAGCACGCCGAGGCCGGGACGGGTGACGGAGCCCTGCGGGAAGTGGCGCAGCCGCGTGCCGTCGCGCCGCGCGACGCCAGGGAGCTGTCCCGGCAGTTCTTCCGCCGTCTGGCGGAGCTCGAGGAGGGCACGCGCGAGTACCAGTACGCGCGCAACACCCTCATCGAGATGAACATGTCACTCGTGCGGTTCGCGGCGGGACGGTTCCGCGGCCGCGGCGACGACATGGACGACGTCGTGCAGACCGGCATGATCGGTCTGATCAAGGCCATCGACCGGTTCGAGCTGGCCCGCGAGGTCGAGTTCACCTCCTTCGCGCTGCCGTACATCGTCGGTGAGATCAAGCGCTTCTTCCGGGACACCACCTGGGCGGTGCACGTGCCCCGGCGGCTCCAGGAACTCCGCGTCGAGCTGGCCAAGGCACGCGAGGAGCTGGCCAGCCGGCTGGACCGGGAGCCCACGGTCGCCGAGCTCGCGACGCTGATGAACATCACCGAGCAGCAGGTCGTCGAAGGGCAGATCGCCGCGAACGGGTACAACTCGTCGTCGCTGGACGCGGCCCTCACCGGTGACGGTCCCGAGTACGGGGAGGCCGTCCTCGCCGACTTCATCGGCGTGGAGGAGGAAGGGCTCCGGCTGGTCGAGGACTTCCACTCGCTCGCCCCCCTGATGGCCGAGCTCAGCCCGCGCGACCGGGAGATCCTCCACCTGCGGTTCGTGGAGGAGGCCACCCAGGCGGAGATCGGCGAGCGCCTCGGCTGCTCGCAGATGCACGTGTCCCGCCTGATCAAGCGGATCATCGCCCGTCTGCGGGTGGGCATGCTGGGCGAGCTCGGCTGCGCCTGA
- a CDS encoding helix-turn-helix domain-containing protein — MTSQAPNHARVISLRPGTPAPAPEPREPLWRHLVGDVLRRERLAQERTLKDVADEARISMPYLSEVERGRKEASSEVLAAAAQALGLGLGDLLTRAHGELVRVTARRAGPARGVSGTAHDGLCLAA; from the coding sequence GTGACCAGTCAAGCGCCGAACCACGCCCGCGTCATTTCCCTGCGACCCGGCACGCCCGCGCCGGCCCCCGAGCCCAGAGAGCCCCTGTGGCGCCACCTCGTCGGCGACGTGCTGCGCAGGGAGCGGCTCGCCCAGGAGCGGACGCTCAAGGACGTCGCCGACGAGGCCCGGATCTCTATGCCCTATCTCTCGGAGGTGGAGCGGGGCCGCAAGGAGGCCTCCTCGGAGGTCCTCGCGGCCGCCGCCCAGGCACTCGGTCTGGGTCTCGGGGACCTGCTGACCCGTGCCCACGGAGAACTGGTCCGCGTCACCGCCCGGCGTGCCGGACCCGCCCGCGGAGTGTCCGGCACCGCGCACGACGGACTGTGCCTGGCCGCCTGA
- a CDS encoding ClpP family protease, whose product MGTYTIPNVVERTPRGERSYDVFSRLLSERIVFLGTEIDDGVANVVIAQLLHLESAAPESEIALYINSPGGSFTSLMAIYDTMTFVQAPISTFCVGQAASTAAVLLAGGDPGRRFVLEHARVLLGQPASGGTRGTASDLALRAREMVRIRSQVEEVLARHTHHDPATLRADMDRDKVFTAREAVSYGLADEVLARRLARG is encoded by the coding sequence ATGGGGACGTACACGATTCCGAACGTCGTCGAGCGCACCCCGCGGGGCGAGCGGTCCTACGACGTGTTCAGCAGGCTGCTGTCCGAGCGGATCGTCTTCCTGGGGACGGAGATCGACGACGGCGTCGCCAACGTGGTCATCGCGCAGCTCCTCCACCTGGAGTCGGCGGCCCCGGAGAGCGAGATCGCGCTCTACATCAACTCGCCCGGCGGCTCGTTCACCTCACTCATGGCGATCTACGACACGATGACGTTCGTGCAGGCGCCGATCTCGACGTTCTGCGTCGGCCAGGCGGCGTCCACGGCGGCCGTGCTGCTGGCCGGCGGGGATCCGGGACGGCGGTTCGTGCTGGAGCACGCGCGGGTGCTGCTCGGGCAGCCGGCCTCCGGCGGAACGCGCGGCACCGCCTCTGATCTGGCGCTGCGGGCCAGGGAGATGGTTCGGATCCGTTCCCAGGTGGAGGAGGTGCTGGCCCGGCACACCCACCACGACCCGGCGACCCTGCGGGCCGACATGGACCGCGACAAGGTGTTCACCGCCCGGGAGGCCGTGTCGTACGGGCTGGCCGACGAGGTGCTGGCCCGGCGCCTGGCGAGGGGGTGA
- a CDS encoding ATP-dependent Clp protease proteolytic subunit has translation MSPLTAGPRPDLTPRAEEGDTPPNRFDDHLAAQLLAQRIVLLGTQVDEVSANRVCAQLLILSAEDPRTDISLYINSPGGSVHAGLAIYDTMRLIPNDVATLAMGFAASMGQFLLCVGAPGKRYALPNARVMMHQPSGGIGGTTADIEIQAESLDFTKRTIERITAEHTGQTPETISRDGDRDRWFTAEQAREYGMVDRVVESLDDVRPAAARPRMGLR, from the coding sequence ATGTCCCCACTCACCGCCGGCCCGCGGCCGGACCTGACGCCCCGGGCCGAGGAGGGCGACACCCCGCCGAACCGGTTCGACGACCATCTCGCCGCCCAGCTGCTCGCGCAGCGGATCGTGCTGCTCGGCACACAGGTCGACGAGGTCTCCGCCAACCGGGTGTGCGCGCAGCTGCTGATCCTGTCCGCCGAGGACCCGCGCACCGACATCAGCCTGTACATCAACAGCCCCGGCGGCTCGGTCCACGCCGGGCTGGCCATCTACGACACGATGCGGCTGATCCCCAACGACGTCGCCACCCTGGCGATGGGCTTCGCGGCCAGCATGGGCCAGTTCCTGCTCTGCGTCGGCGCTCCCGGCAAGCGTTACGCCCTGCCGAACGCGCGCGTCATGATGCACCAGCCGTCGGGAGGCATCGGCGGCACCACCGCCGACATCGAGATCCAGGCGGAGAGCCTGGACTTCACCAAGCGGACCATCGAGCGGATCACCGCCGAGCACACCGGGCAGACCCCGGAGACCATCTCCCGGGACGGCGACCGGGACCGCTGGTTCACGGCGGAGCAGGCCAGGGAGTACGGGATGGTGGACCGGGTGGTGGAGTCCCTCGACGACGTCCGCCCGGCCGCCGCACGGCCCAGGATGGGGCTGCGGTGA
- a CDS encoding VOC family protein — protein sequence MTTDGFTTCLWFDDQAEEAANFYVSLFKDSGVTRILRNTESAHGSTGSVLTVEFTANGQKFVALNGGPEFKFNEAVSFQIDCADQKEVDHYWEALVEGGGEHGPCGWLKDRFGVSWQVTPARLIELISDPDQRKADRALKAMLSMGKLDIAALEKAYAGE from the coding sequence ATGACCACCGACGGATTCACCACGTGTCTCTGGTTCGACGACCAGGCCGAGGAGGCCGCGAACTTCTACGTCTCGCTCTTCAAGGACTCGGGCGTCACCCGGATCCTGCGCAACACCGAGTCCGCCCACGGCAGCACGGGCTCCGTCCTCACCGTGGAGTTCACGGCCAACGGCCAGAAGTTCGTCGCGCTGAACGGCGGGCCCGAGTTCAAGTTCAACGAGGCGGTCTCCTTCCAGATCGACTGCGCCGACCAGAAGGAGGTCGACCACTACTGGGAGGCGCTCGTCGAGGGCGGCGGCGAGCACGGCCCCTGCGGCTGGCTCAAGGACCGCTTCGGCGTGTCCTGGCAGGTCACCCCCGCGCGGCTGATCGAGCTGATCAGCGACCCGGACCAGCGGAAGGCGGACCGTGCCCTGAAGGCCATGCTGTCGATGGGCAAGCTCGACATCGCCGCGCTGGAGAAGGCGTACGCGGGGGAGTGA
- a CDS encoding VOC family protein yields the protein MAVQPEGSPCWADAMFADVEAAKSFYGDVLGWTFAETSAEFGDYTQAFVDGRAVAAVVPPMPGQEGTSQWCLYLAAADAAATAARIRENGGELLMEPMRVGGFGTMCLARDPGGVVFGLWQAGTHEGFGVTAEPGAYCWAEVFTREPEKSDAFFPAVFPYRSRELEGEMDFRVYDLGERSVLGRMRMTDDFPPEMPPYVNVYFSVADCDEAVARATARGGVLRFGPMDTPFGRFAAISDPQGANFSVIDLARTTGELPRTAAAD from the coding sequence ATGGCCGTGCAGCCCGAGGGGTCCCCTTGCTGGGCCGACGCGATGTTCGCCGACGTCGAGGCGGCCAAGAGCTTCTACGGCGACGTCCTCGGCTGGACCTTCGCCGAGACGTCGGCCGAGTTCGGCGACTACACCCAGGCCTTCGTCGACGGCAGGGCGGTCGCGGCCGTCGTACCGCCGATGCCCGGCCAGGAGGGCACCTCGCAGTGGTGCCTGTACCTCGCGGCGGCGGACGCCGCCGCGACCGCCGCCCGGATCCGGGAGAACGGCGGCGAACTGCTGATGGAGCCGATGCGGGTGGGCGGCTTCGGCACCATGTGCCTGGCCCGCGACCCCGGCGGCGTCGTCTTCGGCCTCTGGCAGGCCGGCACCCACGAGGGTTTCGGGGTGACCGCCGAACCCGGCGCGTACTGCTGGGCGGAGGTCTTCACCCGGGAGCCGGAGAAGTCCGACGCGTTCTTCCCCGCCGTCTTCCCCTACCGCTCCAGGGAGCTCGAGGGCGAGATGGACTTCCGGGTCTACGACCTCGGGGAGCGCAGTGTGCTCGGCCGGATGCGGATGACGGACGACTTCCCGCCCGAGATGCCCCCGTACGTCAACGTCTACTTCTCCGTCGCGGACTGCGACGAGGCGGTCGCCCGCGCGACCGCGCGGGGCGGCGTCCTGCGCTTCGGGCCGATGGACACGCCCTTCGGCCGGTTCGCGGCGATCAGCGACCCGCAGGGCGCGAACTTCTCGGTGATCGACCTCGCCCGCACCACGGGCGAGCTGCCGAGGACGGCCGCTGCGGACTGA
- a CDS encoding ribonuclease H family protein, producing MRELVVAACDGASKGNPGPAGWAWVVADASGTPVRWEAGALGTATNNIAELTALERLLAATDPAVPLEVRMDSQYAMKAVTTWLPGWKRNGWRTAAGKPVANQELVVRIDELLQGRPVEFRYVPAHQVDGDRLNDFADRAASRAATAQQDAGSALGSPEPPPAPDRPAGGPAKRGSGGKKTPRQRGGGSAARTIKAKFPGRCTCGRGYAAGESIAKNDKGWGHPECRTAQSA from the coding sequence ATGCGTGAACTCGTGGTGGCCGCGTGCGACGGGGCTTCGAAGGGAAACCCCGGACCCGCCGGCTGGGCCTGGGTGGTCGCCGACGCCTCCGGGACGCCGGTCCGCTGGGAAGCGGGCGCGCTCGGCACGGCGACCAACAACATCGCCGAACTCACCGCGCTGGAGCGCCTGCTGGCGGCGACCGACCCCGCCGTGCCGCTCGAGGTCCGGATGGACTCGCAGTACGCCATGAAGGCCGTCACCACCTGGCTCCCCGGCTGGAAGCGCAACGGCTGGCGCACCGCGGCGGGCAAGCCCGTCGCCAACCAGGAGCTCGTCGTCCGCATCGACGAACTCCTCCAGGGACGCCCGGTCGAGTTCCGCTACGTCCCCGCCCACCAGGTCGACGGCGACCGGCTCAACGACTTCGCCGACCGCGCGGCCAGCCGGGCTGCCACCGCCCAGCAGGACGCCGGCAGCGCACTCGGCTCGCCCGAACCGCCCCCGGCCCCGGACCGGCCGGCAGGCGGCCCGGCGAAGCGCGGCTCCGGCGGGAAGAAGACCCCCCGGCAGCGCGGCGGCGGCTCGGCGGCCCGCACCATCAAGGCGAAGTTCCCCGGCCGCTGCACCTGCGGACGCGGGTACGCGGCCGGCGAGTCCATCGCCAAGAACGACAAGGGCTGGGGCCACCCCGAGTGCCGGACGGCGCAGAGCGCCTGA
- a CDS encoding aldo/keto reductase, with protein sequence MDERTFDRSRQHASVIGLGTWQLGADWGDVDDKEALAVLETAAESGVTFFDTADVYGDGRSEQTIASFLSGRPDLHVMVATKMGRRAEQIPQNYVLDNFRAWNDRSRRNLGVDRIDLVQLHCPPTPVYSTDEVFDALDTLVEEERVAAYGVSVETCAEALTAIARPNVASVQIILNPFRMKPLREVLPAAREAGVGIIARVPLASGLLSGKYTKDTVFAENDHRTFNRHGESFDQGETFSGVDYATGVEAAAAFAALAPEGYTPAQLALRWIVQQPGVTTVIPGARTPEQARANAQAARLPELSEATLAAVRDLYDRRVRDQVETRW encoded by the coding sequence ATGGACGAGCGCACATTCGACAGGTCACGGCAGCACGCCTCCGTCATCGGTCTGGGCACCTGGCAACTCGGGGCGGACTGGGGCGACGTCGACGACAAGGAAGCCCTCGCGGTCCTGGAGACCGCCGCCGAGTCCGGCGTCACCTTCTTCGACACCGCGGACGTCTACGGCGACGGCCGCAGCGAGCAGACCATCGCGTCGTTCCTGAGCGGGCGGCCCGACCTGCACGTGATGGTCGCCACCAAGATGGGCCGCCGGGCGGAACAGATCCCGCAGAACTACGTCCTGGACAACTTCCGCGCCTGGAACGACCGTTCCCGGCGCAACCTGGGCGTCGACCGCATCGACCTGGTGCAGCTGCACTGCCCGCCGACCCCCGTCTACTCCACCGACGAGGTCTTCGACGCCCTCGACACCCTGGTCGAGGAGGAGCGCGTCGCCGCGTACGGGGTCAGCGTGGAGACCTGCGCGGAAGCGCTCACCGCGATCGCCCGGCCGAACGTGGCGAGCGTGCAGATCATCCTCAACCCGTTCCGCATGAAGCCGCTGCGCGAGGTGCTGCCGGCCGCCCGTGAGGCGGGCGTCGGGATCATCGCCCGCGTCCCGCTCGCCTCCGGGCTGCTGTCCGGCAAGTACACCAAGGACACCGTCTTCGCCGAGAACGACCACCGTACGTTCAACCGGCACGGCGAGTCGTTCGACCAGGGCGAGACCTTCTCCGGCGTGGACTACGCGACCGGTGTCGAGGCCGCGGCCGCGTTCGCCGCGCTCGCCCCCGAGGGATACACGCCGGCCCAGCTGGCCCTGCGCTGGATCGTCCAGCAGCCCGGCGTCACCACCGTCATCCCCGGCGCCCGCACGCCTGAACAGGCCCGCGCCAACGCGCAGGCCGCCCGGCTCCCGGAGCTCTCCGAGGCGACGCTCGCGGCCGTCCGGGACCTCTACGACCGGCGCGTCAGGGACCAGGTGGAGACCCGCTGGTAG
- a CDS encoding DUF6328 family protein — protein MWTDLIQEVRVAQTGVQILFGFLLTVVFTPKYAELSDTDQTIYIVTVVLGACATGALIGPVSLHRLVSGRRIKAQAVRWASRLTLLGLLLLLATTSAALLLILRVATHDGFVPYLVAGVVAWFLLCWFGLPLWTRHRHTVK, from the coding sequence ATGTGGACCGACCTCATCCAGGAGGTCCGCGTCGCCCAGACGGGGGTGCAGATCCTCTTCGGCTTCCTGCTGACCGTCGTGTTCACCCCGAAGTACGCGGAGCTGTCCGACACGGACCAGACGATCTACATCGTCACCGTCGTGCTGGGCGCCTGCGCGACCGGCGCGCTCATCGGTCCTGTCTCGCTGCACCGTCTCGTCTCCGGACGGCGCATCAAGGCGCAGGCCGTGCGGTGGGCCTCCCGGCTCACCCTGCTGGGCCTGCTGCTGCTGCTCGCCACCACCAGCGCCGCGCTGCTGCTGATACTGCGGGTGGCCACCCACGACGGGTTCGTCCCGTACCTGGTGGCCGGAGTGGTCGCCTGGTTCCTGCTGTGCTGGTTCGGCCTGCCGCTGTGGACCCGGCACCGGCACACCGTGAAGTGA
- a CDS encoding SsgA family sporulation/cell division regulator, translating to MNSFVHKTLVVELQAGDTERFPVLAHLSYDPSDPFAVTVVFSHDGRVLARWQLDREMVTEGLTGPVGIGDVRLRPESRGVQRELRMEFLGEAHADGGRHHAVVFAWAETVGDFLRETRRVVPPGREEVGLDDFLADVLTGN from the coding sequence GTGAACTCGTTCGTGCACAAGACCCTGGTGGTGGAACTCCAGGCGGGCGACACGGAGCGCTTCCCCGTGCTCGCCCACCTGAGTTACGACCCGTCCGACCCGTTCGCCGTCACCGTGGTCTTCAGCCATGACGGCCGGGTCCTCGCCCGCTGGCAGCTGGACCGGGAGATGGTCACCGAGGGCCTCACCGGCCCGGTGGGGATCGGGGACGTCCGGCTGCGGCCGGAGTCCCGCGGGGTGCAGCGGGAGCTGCGGATGGAGTTCCTCGGTGAGGCGCACGCCGACGGCGGCCGGCACCACGCGGTGGTGTTCGCCTGGGCCGAGACCGTCGGCGACTTCCTGCGGGAGACCCGGCGGGTGGTCCCGCCGGGCCGTGAGGAGGTCGGCCTGGACGACTTCCTCGCGGACGTGCTCACCGGGAACTGA
- a CDS encoding LLM class F420-dependent oxidoreductase: MVRIGYTMMTEQAGPRELVGHVVRAEEAGFDFSVTSDHYFPWLASQGHAPYAWSVLGAAAQATSRIPLMTYVTCPTFRYHPAVVAQKAATVQLLSEGRFRLGLGSGENLNEHVVGGGWPSVDVRHEMLEEAVEIIRALFAGGHVNHRGTHFDVESARLWDVPDEPPPIGVAVSGKRSCALAGRLADLVIATEPKAELLDAFDRHGGQGKPRVGQLPVCYDPDRDAAVERAHSQFRWFGSGWKVNSELPHPDSFAAATQFVRPDDVAGSIPCGSDPADFVEAVRPYAEAGFTEVALVQIGGASQPPYLDWSEKTLLPALRDAFG; this comes from the coding sequence ATGGTGCGAATCGGATACACGATGATGACCGAGCAGGCCGGGCCCCGTGAGCTGGTCGGCCATGTGGTGCGGGCCGAGGAGGCGGGCTTCGACTTCTCGGTGACCTCGGACCACTACTTCCCCTGGCTGGCGTCCCAGGGCCACGCGCCGTACGCCTGGAGCGTGCTCGGCGCCGCCGCCCAGGCCACCTCGCGCATTCCGCTGATGACGTACGTGACCTGCCCGACGTTCCGCTACCACCCGGCGGTGGTGGCGCAGAAGGCGGCGACGGTGCAGCTGCTGTCGGAGGGCCGGTTCCGGCTGGGGCTGGGCTCCGGCGAGAACCTCAACGAGCACGTGGTGGGCGGCGGCTGGCCGTCGGTGGACGTGCGGCACGAGATGCTCGAGGAGGCGGTGGAGATCATCCGTGCGCTGTTCGCGGGCGGGCACGTGAACCACCGGGGCACGCACTTCGACGTGGAGTCGGCCCGGCTGTGGGACGTTCCGGACGAGCCGCCGCCGATCGGCGTCGCGGTCTCCGGGAAGCGGTCCTGCGCCCTCGCGGGCCGGCTCGCCGACCTGGTGATCGCCACGGAGCCGAAGGCGGAGCTGCTCGACGCCTTCGACCGGCACGGCGGGCAGGGCAAACCGCGGGTGGGACAGCTGCCGGTCTGCTACGACCCCGACCGGGACGCCGCCGTGGAGCGCGCGCACTCCCAGTTCCGCTGGTTCGGCAGCGGCTGGAAGGTCAACTCGGAACTGCCGCACCCGGACTCCTTCGCGGCGGCGACCCAGTTCGTGCGGCCCGACGACGTCGCCGGGTCGATCCCGTGCGGCAGCGACCCGGCGGACTTCGTCGAGGCGGTCCGCCCCTACGCGGAGGCCGGCTTCACCGAGGTCGCCCTCGTGCAGATCGGCGGCGCGTCGCAGCCGCCGTACCTGGACTGGTCGGAGAAGACGCTGCTGCCGGCGCTGCGGGACGCCTTCGGCTGA
- a CDS encoding serine hydrolase domain-containing protein, translating into MTADPLPVSGPAAQGVDAAGVEAFLDALEAAPDIEPHSLMILRHGHLVASGWWAPYTAGRPHLLYSLSKSFTATAAALAEAGGLLDFDAPVLSYFPEFEADITDPRSRAMLVRHVASMASGHERETVDEAFGTDPAEPVRGFLLQPPHRDPGTVFAYNQPCTYTLAAIVQRVTGQSLTDWLRPRLFDPLGVGETLWQHDRTGRDLGFSGLHAATDAVARLGQLYLDDGMWRGERLLPEGWAARASRPRIPTAGAMGEDDRQDWDRGYGYQFWLSRHGFRGDGAYGQFCLVLPGQDAVIAATTATDRMQEYLDLVWRHLLPAFRPAPLPGREAADAALRDRLERLELPAAEGGPVPPERARDWTGAVFTPYGGSCEDQPGLTAAEVTGDDDGGWTLHLTDAGRRLGIPLGGKGWTVTERPVPVAVSGGWTDGGTLAVDVVFLETPHRLRVTCSLTDRTFTARWGTRPLNARPLTGMCAPRGSARARPEGPQEDA; encoded by the coding sequence ATGACCGCTGACCCGCTCCCCGTCTCCGGCCCCGCCGCCCAGGGCGTCGACGCCGCCGGAGTCGAGGCATTCCTCGACGCGCTCGAAGCCGCCCCGGACATCGAGCCGCACAGCCTGATGATCCTGCGCCACGGCCATCTCGTGGCGTCCGGCTGGTGGGCGCCGTACACCGCCGGGCGCCCGCACCTGCTGTACTCGCTGAGCAAGAGCTTCACGGCCACCGCCGCGGCGCTCGCCGAGGCCGGGGGACTGCTCGACTTCGACGCGCCGGTGCTGTCGTACTTCCCGGAGTTCGAGGCGGACATCACCGACCCGCGCAGCCGCGCGATGCTGGTCCGGCACGTGGCGTCGATGGCCAGCGGCCACGAGCGGGAGACCGTCGACGAGGCGTTCGGCACCGACCCCGCCGAACCCGTGCGCGGCTTCCTGCTCCAGCCGCCGCACCGCGATCCGGGCACCGTGTTCGCGTACAACCAGCCGTGCACGTACACGCTCGCCGCCATCGTGCAGCGGGTCACCGGGCAGTCGCTCACCGACTGGCTGCGGCCCCGCCTCTTCGACCCGCTGGGCGTCGGCGAGACGCTGTGGCAGCACGACCGCACCGGCCGTGACCTGGGCTTCAGCGGACTGCACGCCGCCACCGACGCCGTCGCCCGGCTCGGCCAGCTCTACCTGGACGACGGGATGTGGCGGGGCGAGCGGCTGCTGCCCGAGGGCTGGGCCGCCCGTGCCTCCCGCCCGCGCATACCGACCGCCGGGGCGATGGGGGAGGACGACCGGCAGGACTGGGACCGCGGCTACGGCTACCAGTTCTGGCTGTCCCGGCACGGATTCCGCGGCGACGGGGCGTACGGGCAGTTCTGCCTGGTGCTGCCCGGGCAGGACGCGGTGATCGCGGCGACGACGGCCACCGACCGGATGCAGGAGTACCTCGACCTGGTCTGGCGGCATCTCCTGCCCGCCTTCCGCCCCGCGCCGCTGCCCGGCCGGGAGGCCGCGGACGCCGCCCTGCGCGACCGCCTCGAACGGCTGGAACTGCCGGCCGCCGAGGGCGGTCCCGTGCCGCCGGAGCGGGCGCGGGACTGGACCGGCGCCGTGTTCACCCCGTACGGCGGGAGCTGCGAGGACCAGCCGGGGCTGACCGCCGCCGAGGTCACCGGGGACGACGACGGCGGCTGGACGCTGCACCTCACGGACGCCGGACGCCGGCTCGGCATCCCGCTCGGCGGCAAGGGATGGACCGTCACGGAGCGGCCCGTCCCGGTCGCCGTGAGCGGTGGCTGGACCGACGGCGGCACCCTCGCCGTGGACGTGGTGTTCCTGGAGACACCGCACCGGCTGCGGGTCACCTGTTCCCTCACCGACCGGACCTTCACCGCCCGCTGGGGGACCCGCCCGCTGAACGCGCGGCCCCTGACCGGGATGTGCGCCCCGCGCGGCTCAGCCCGGGCCAGGCCGGAAGGTCCGCAGGAGGACGCCTAA